The following proteins are encoded in a genomic region of Xanthomonas cassavae CFBP 4642:
- a CDS encoding phage tail protein, with amino-acid sequence MSNHTIGQLQGADSVALTSVSQLPAHTHTITSKFMPPGTAPGASSSTPSANAYLSRLLNPTPSPPVTTAAFAPNSTTPLTPLAPNALTPFPSSPAQTQAHENRQPFATFRYCICATDGIFPPRP; translated from the coding sequence TTGAGCAACCATACGATCGGCCAGTTGCAGGGCGCAGACAGCGTCGCGTTGACCTCGGTGTCGCAACTGCCGGCGCACACCCACACCATCACCAGCAAGTTCATGCCGCCTGGCACTGCCCCGGGTGCATCGTCCAGTACACCGAGTGCCAACGCCTACCTGTCGCGATTGCTCAACCCGACCCCTTCGCCGCCGGTCACCACCGCCGCTTTCGCGCCGAACTCGACTACGCCGCTGACGCCATTGGCGCCGAACGCGCTGACGCCGTTTCCATCCAGTCCGGCGCAGACGCAAGCGCACGAGAATCGCCAGCCGTTCGCGACGTTTCGCTACTGCATCTGCGCCACCGACGGCATCTTCCCACCCCGACCATGA
- a CDS encoding GNAT family N-acetyltransferase yields MDLPALRTLFSTQRWAEFAMLPWDDAAKQALLDQQFDAQQRHYTSAYAHRQFLVLLDRERLAGRLYLGDSAAGDLCVLDILLSPDHRNRGVGTALLAAVQDQAATAGRRVLLEVDKGNPAAGLYRRLGFAAVGDTDTSWRMAWSAATTQG; encoded by the coding sequence ATGGACCTGCCGGCGCTGCGTACGCTGTTCAGCACGCAGCGCTGGGCGGAATTCGCCATGCTGCCGTGGGACGATGCGGCGAAACAGGCCTTGCTCGACCAGCAGTTCGACGCGCAGCAGCGCCACTACACCAGTGCTTACGCGCACCGACAGTTCCTGGTGCTGCTGGACCGGGAGCGACTGGCAGGCCGGCTCTATCTGGGCGACAGCGCGGCCGGGGATCTCTGCGTGCTGGACATCCTGTTGTCGCCGGACCATCGCAACCGTGGCGTCGGCACAGCGCTGCTGGCGGCGGTCCAGGATCAGGCCGCGACAGCAGGCCGGCGCGTGTTGCTGGAAGTCGACAAAGGCAATCCGGCGGCCGGGCTTTACCGCAGGCTGGGCTTCGCGGCGGTGGGCGACACGGATACCAGCTGGCGCATGGCGTGGTCCGCGGCGACGACGCAGGGCTAG